The proteins below come from a single Pandoraea apista genomic window:
- a CDS encoding MarR family winged helix-turn-helix transcriptional regulator: MSTTEPDLWFSFVRAHRTMIREIERRLAQAGLPAYAWYDALWGLESGPQGTRRMHELADVLAIERYNLTRLIDRLEQEGLVTRTRDPDDGRAAYATITDEGRALRKQMWKVYQSTVSELFLSQFRERDVRSVAESLDRATDAARALLVESKR; the protein is encoded by the coding sequence ATGAGTACGACCGAACCCGATCTTTGGTTTTCCTTCGTGCGTGCGCACCGCACGATGATTCGCGAGATCGAGCGTCGTCTGGCGCAGGCCGGGTTGCCCGCTTATGCGTGGTACGACGCGTTGTGGGGGCTGGAGAGCGGCCCGCAGGGCACGCGGCGCATGCATGAACTGGCGGATGTGCTCGCCATTGAGCGCTACAACCTCACCCGTCTGATCGACCGGCTGGAGCAGGAAGGGCTGGTGACTCGCACGCGCGATCCCGACGACGGACGCGCGGCCTACGCCACGATCACCGACGAGGGCCGCGCATTGCGAAAACAGATGTGGAAGGTCTATCAGTCAACGGTGTCGGAGCTATTCCTCAGCCAGTTTCGCGAGCGCGACGTGCGCTCGGTGGCCGAATCGCTGGACCGCGCGACCGACGCGGCGAGAGCGCTTCTGGTCGAATCGAAGCGATAA
- the aceE gene encoding pyruvate dehydrogenase (acetyl-transferring), homodimeric type: MQSPAAATDIDIQETREWLDALEGVTVVEGRSRAHFLMDRLAAWDFARHGDFHGRVTTDYVNTIPTSRQPAYPGDLVIEGRLNAFIRWNAMVMVLRAGKHSNVGGHIATYQSAAVLYDVGFNHFFRGRTDTFDGDMIYIQGHSAPGIYARAYLDGRITEAQLDNFRREAGRQGISSYPHPRLMPDFWQFPTVSMGLGPLTAAYQARFMRYLEYRGLKPHQGRKVWAFLGDGEMDQPESLAAISLGGREQLDNLIFVVNCNLQRLDGPVRGNGKVIQELEGTFRAAGWNVVKVIWGSGWDTLLERDTHGLLRDRMMACVDGDYQTFKSQSGAYVREHFFGTSPELLAMVAHLSDDDIWQLARGGHDALKVYAAYAQAMRTEGRPTVILAKTVKGFGMGEAGEGQNVNHQLKKMSADAVRAFRDRFDLPVSDDELAEMPYLRPEPDSPEGRYFAARREALGGHLPARFGLRAPLAVPPLSTFAAQLKDSGERELSTTMAFVRILTALLKDPEIGKRVIPIVPDESRTFGMEPLFRQIGIHSFMGQRYTPQDAGQLSYYKEALDGQILQEGINESGAMASWIAAGTSYSTHDFATIPFYIFYSMFGLQRVGDLAWAAGDARTRGFLLGATSGRTTLMGEGLQHDDGHSHVLASVVPNCVAFDPTFQYELAVILQDGMRRMYVDDEDVYYYVTLLNENYAHPAMPEGAEAGILKGLYLLREGAGEGDGEGAQAPRVQLMGSGAILREVMAAADLLRDDFGVQSDIWSATSLTEVRREGLVVERWNLLHPEQTPRVPYVQQCLAGRKGPVVVATDYMKIVGDQIRPFVPNRRFVTLGTDGFGCSDTRESLRTYFEVDRHFIVLAALGALADLGEVPRERVAEAIRKYGIDPEKLDPATV; this comes from the coding sequence ATGCAATCCCCCGCCGCTGCGACCGACATCGACATTCAGGAAACGCGTGAGTGGCTCGACGCGCTGGAAGGCGTCACCGTCGTAGAAGGCCGTTCGCGCGCACATTTCCTCATGGATCGGCTGGCCGCCTGGGATTTCGCGCGGCATGGCGACTTTCATGGGCGGGTAACGACCGACTACGTCAACACGATTCCGACGTCGCGGCAGCCGGCGTACCCAGGGGATCTCGTCATCGAAGGGCGGCTTAACGCATTTATCCGCTGGAACGCGATGGTGATGGTGCTGCGCGCAGGCAAGCACTCGAACGTGGGCGGTCACATCGCGACGTATCAGTCGGCTGCGGTGCTCTACGACGTTGGCTTCAACCACTTCTTCCGAGGCCGCACCGACACGTTCGATGGCGACATGATCTACATTCAGGGCCACTCCGCACCGGGCATTTATGCTCGTGCTTACCTGGATGGCCGTATCACGGAGGCGCAGCTCGATAATTTCCGCCGCGAGGCGGGACGTCAGGGCATTTCGTCGTATCCGCATCCGCGCCTGATGCCCGACTTCTGGCAATTTCCCACGGTGTCGATGGGGCTCGGCCCGCTGACTGCTGCGTATCAGGCGCGCTTCATGCGCTATCTCGAATATCGCGGTCTCAAGCCGCATCAGGGTCGCAAAGTGTGGGCATTTCTCGGCGATGGCGAAATGGATCAGCCCGAATCGCTTGCCGCGATTTCGTTGGGTGGGCGGGAGCAGCTCGACAACCTGATCTTTGTCGTGAACTGCAATCTGCAACGTCTGGACGGCCCCGTGCGTGGTAACGGCAAAGTCATTCAGGAGTTGGAGGGCACATTCCGCGCAGCCGGCTGGAACGTCGTCAAAGTGATCTGGGGCAGTGGCTGGGACACCTTGCTCGAGCGCGACACGCACGGCCTGCTGCGCGATCGCATGATGGCCTGTGTGGACGGCGACTACCAGACGTTCAAATCGCAAAGCGGCGCTTATGTGCGCGAACATTTCTTCGGCACGTCGCCCGAATTGCTGGCCATGGTCGCGCACCTGAGCGACGACGATATCTGGCAACTCGCCCGTGGCGGTCACGACGCGCTGAAGGTGTACGCCGCCTATGCGCAAGCGATGCGCACCGAAGGCCGGCCCACGGTGATTCTTGCGAAGACGGTCAAGGGTTTCGGCATGGGCGAAGCGGGCGAGGGACAGAACGTCAATCACCAGTTGAAGAAGATGAGCGCCGACGCCGTGCGTGCGTTCCGCGACCGCTTCGACTTGCCGGTGAGCGACGATGAACTGGCGGAGATGCCCTACCTCCGACCTGAGCCCGACAGCCCCGAAGGCCGCTACTTCGCAGCCAGGCGCGAGGCGCTGGGCGGGCACCTGCCTGCGCGCTTCGGCCTGCGTGCGCCGCTGGCCGTCCCTCCGCTCAGTACGTTTGCCGCCCAACTCAAGGACTCCGGCGAGCGCGAGTTGTCCACCACGATGGCGTTCGTGCGTATTCTCACGGCATTGCTCAAGGATCCGGAGATCGGCAAGCGCGTGATTCCCATCGTGCCCGATGAATCGCGCACGTTCGGCATGGAGCCGCTGTTCCGCCAGATCGGCATTCATTCCTTTATGGGGCAACGCTACACCCCGCAGGACGCCGGGCAGCTCAGCTACTACAAGGAGGCGCTGGACGGTCAGATCCTTCAGGAGGGTATCAACGAGTCGGGGGCGATGGCGTCGTGGATCGCGGCGGGAACGTCGTACAGCACGCACGATTTCGCCACGATTCCGTTCTACATCTTCTATTCGATGTTCGGCCTGCAACGCGTTGGGGATCTCGCCTGGGCCGCCGGCGACGCCCGCACACGCGGGTTCCTGCTCGGCGCGACGTCCGGGCGGACAACGCTCATGGGCGAGGGCCTGCAACACGATGACGGTCACAGCCATGTGCTGGCTTCGGTGGTGCCGAATTGTGTCGCGTTCGATCCCACGTTCCAGTACGAGTTGGCCGTCATCCTGCAAGATGGTATGCGCCGCATGTATGTCGATGACGAAGATGTCTACTACTACGTCACACTGCTCAACGAGAATTACGCACACCCTGCGATGCCGGAAGGCGCGGAGGCCGGGATTCTCAAAGGGTTGTACCTGCTGCGTGAAGGCGCCGGTGAAGGTGACGGCGAAGGGGCACAAGCGCCACGGGTGCAACTGATGGGCAGCGGCGCGATTCTGCGCGAGGTGATGGCCGCTGCCGATCTGCTGCGCGACGACTTTGGCGTGCAAAGCGACATCTGGAGCGCGACGAGTCTGACCGAGGTGCGGCGCGAAGGGCTGGTCGTCGAGCGATGGAATCTGTTGCATCCCGAGCAGACGCCGCGTGTGCCGTATGTGCAGCAGTGTCTTGCGGGTCGCAAGGGGCCTGTAGTGGTCGCAACCGACTACATGAAGATCGTTGGGGACCAGATCCGGCCGTTCGTGCCAAACCGTCGTTTCGTCACGCTGGGGACCGACGGCTTCGGATGTTCGGACACGCGCGAATCGTTGCGGACGTACTTCGAAGTGGACCGTCACTTCATCGTACTGGCCGCGCTGGGCGCGTTGGCGGACCTGGGAGAGGTACCACGCGAACGCGTTGCCGAAGCCATTCGCAAGTACGGAATCGATCCGGAGAAGCTTGACCCGGCGACGGTTTGA
- a CDS encoding LysE family translocator: MQLSTLAIYATAALIGGLIPGPTTLLALANGISGNWRVVIVGMCGAALSDMLVVTAVGAGLGALLMASATLFATVKWIGVAYLVWLAVQLWRSHPQDLSQVRIKSDLSARRVFLRSFGVALTNPKILLFFSAFLPQFVDTSLPLVPQYAVLAVVSAGVDIVVMTLYATGGVQAARLMTARGLQRLNRVCAIVMFSLAGGLALYRKSGH; the protein is encoded by the coding sequence ATGCAACTCTCCACGCTCGCGATTTACGCCACTGCCGCCCTGATCGGCGGCCTGATTCCTGGCCCCACTACCTTGCTTGCGCTCGCGAACGGCATATCGGGTAACTGGCGAGTGGTGATCGTGGGAATGTGCGGCGCGGCGCTCTCCGACATGCTGGTCGTGACCGCCGTGGGCGCGGGGCTAGGGGCATTGCTCATGGCCTCGGCGACGTTGTTCGCAACGGTCAAATGGATCGGTGTGGCCTATCTCGTCTGGCTGGCTGTTCAGTTGTGGCGCAGCCATCCGCAGGATCTGAGTCAGGTGCGAATCAAGTCGGACCTGAGCGCACGACGCGTCTTCTTGCGCAGCTTCGGCGTGGCGTTGACCAATCCTAAGATCCTGTTGTTCTTCTCCGCCTTTCTGCCGCAGTTCGTCGATACGTCGCTACCGCTAGTGCCGCAGTACGCCGTGCTCGCCGTCGTATCGGCGGGTGTCGACATTGTGGTGATGACACTGTACGCCACCGGTGGCGTGCAGGCGGCGCGCCTGATGACCGCGCGCGGCCTGCAACGGCTGAATCGCGTCTGTGCAATCGTCATGTTCTCGCTCGCCGGCGGGCTCGCTCTCTATCGGAAAAGCGGTCACTGA
- a CDS encoding NAD(P)H-dependent oxidoreductase gives MNVLIVYAHPQPQSLNGAIRDFAVKRLEAAGHHVQVSDLYAMQWKTTIDEHDAPGRDTSEPFHASLDSKLAFESGTQRADIANEQEKLRWADTVILQFPLWWFSMPAIMKGWIDRVYAYGFAYGVGEHSDAHWGDRYGEGSMAGKRAMLIVTTGGWDSHYSARGINGPIDDVLFPIQHGMLFYPGFDVLPPFVAFRTGRVDAERFAEIERELGKRLDTLATTAPIPYRRQNHGAYAIPALTLNDDIAPGQTGFAAHIG, from the coding sequence ATGAACGTGCTGATCGTCTATGCCCACCCGCAACCCCAATCGCTCAATGGCGCGATCCGCGATTTCGCCGTGAAACGTCTGGAAGCCGCCGGGCACCATGTGCAGGTTTCCGATCTGTATGCCATGCAGTGGAAGACCACCATCGACGAGCACGACGCCCCCGGGCGCGACACGAGCGAGCCGTTTCATGCGTCGCTCGACTCGAAGCTGGCGTTCGAGAGCGGCACACAGCGCGCCGATATTGCAAACGAGCAAGAGAAGCTGCGCTGGGCGGACACCGTCATTCTGCAATTCCCGCTGTGGTGGTTTTCGATGCCCGCGATCATGAAAGGATGGATCGACCGCGTATACGCCTATGGCTTCGCATACGGCGTGGGCGAGCACTCGGACGCGCACTGGGGCGACCGCTATGGCGAAGGATCGATGGCGGGTAAGCGTGCGATGCTGATCGTGACGACCGGTGGCTGGGACTCGCACTACAGCGCGCGTGGCATCAACGGGCCGATCGACGACGTGTTGTTTCCGATTCAGCACGGCATGCTGTTCTATCCGGGGTTCGACGTCTTGCCACCGTTCGTTGCCTTCCGTACCGGCCGGGTCGATGCCGAACGTTTTGCGGAAATCGAGCGCGAACTTGGCAAACGTCTCGACACGCTCGCCACAACTGCACCGATTCCGTATCGCCGGCAGAATCACGGGGCGTACGCCATTCCGGCGCTCACGCTCAACGACGACATCGCTCCCGGGCAGACGGGATTCGCCGCGCATATCGGCTGA
- a CDS encoding LysR family transcriptional regulator, which yields MINLRRIDLNLLVTLDVLLAEQNVTRAAERLFMSQPAVSVHLAKLRDLLGDPLLLPGPRGMRPTARAEALREPLRDALESLSRAVAPATPFDPAKADLTWRIAATDYTESTIVLPLLKRLRADAPHTRLAAFDLTPSRLARQAEQGVIDIAFHTTQDGPEGLRRKALFTERYVLVGRRGHPKLKRRPSLRQFCELEHAIVSQDGGGFHASTDDALARLDATRRVVLSVPHFLFLRSALANTDLVAMAPERLVRDDPALQVTTPPVEVAGFEISMYWHERVHRDPAHRWLRECIASVV from the coding sequence ATGATTAATTTGCGCCGCATCGATCTGAATCTGCTTGTCACGCTCGACGTCCTGCTGGCCGAGCAGAACGTAACGCGCGCCGCGGAGCGCCTGTTCATGTCGCAACCGGCCGTGAGCGTGCATCTCGCGAAGTTGCGAGACTTGCTGGGCGATCCGTTATTGCTGCCGGGGCCCCGCGGCATGCGTCCGACCGCGCGCGCCGAGGCGCTGCGCGAGCCGTTGCGCGACGCCCTCGAATCGCTCTCGCGTGCTGTGGCGCCCGCTACGCCGTTCGATCCGGCGAAGGCCGATCTGACCTGGCGCATCGCCGCTACCGATTACACCGAGTCGACGATCGTGCTGCCGCTGCTGAAGCGGCTGCGAGCTGACGCGCCGCACACGCGGCTTGCGGCATTCGATCTGACGCCGTCGCGCCTCGCCCGGCAGGCGGAGCAGGGCGTTATCGACATCGCCTTTCATACAACGCAAGATGGCCCGGAAGGGCTGCGCCGCAAAGCGTTGTTCACGGAGCGTTATGTGTTGGTGGGGCGTCGGGGGCATCCGAAATTGAAACGGCGGCCGAGCCTCAGGCAGTTCTGCGAACTGGAGCATGCCATCGTTTCGCAAGATGGCGGAGGCTTTCACGCGAGCACGGACGACGCGCTCGCACGGCTTGATGCGACGAGGCGTGTCGTACTCTCGGTGCCGCATTTTCTGTTTCTGCGCTCGGCGCTCGCCAACACCGATCTGGTCGCGATGGCCCCGGAGCGGCTGGTTCGCGACGATCCCGCCTTGCAGGTGACGACCCCGCCCGTCGAGGTCGCCGGTTTCGAGATTTCGATGTACTGGCACGAGCGCGTGCATCGAGATCCGGCACATCGCTGGCTGCGCGAATGCATCGCGAGCGTGGTGTAG
- the zapE gene encoding cell division protein ZapE, which translates to MIDAARIAQALAERHLSPDPRQRDTIAALTRLTSAGASQNGFDGVYCYGRPGRGKSLVVDAAFAVAVCEKRRVHFHEFLRDIHRQLVREPKCDDRLAAVANRWLDGVELLCFDEFHVHDIADAFLIGRFLDIALARSVRLVLTSNYAPQQLLPDPEFHERFEPTIAVILQRFAIIHFDGETDYRMGGEAARLTRWIAPLSAARDVLPMRYMALEGMPASAPSEVRVAGRALTARSAGNRVLWAGFDDLCVAHRSHLDYLALAEHWSSLIVDDLHVERLQRPDTLQRFLWLIDICYDRRRTLLIASDAPLIPALDALSDWRDLSRTISRLAEMGSLDYERRTLIRPR; encoded by the coding sequence ATGATCGACGCCGCGCGCATCGCGCAAGCGCTGGCCGAGCGCCATCTTTCCCCCGATCCTCGACAACGCGACACCATCGCGGCGCTCACGCGGCTAACGAGCGCGGGTGCGAGCCAGAATGGGTTCGACGGTGTGTATTGCTACGGCCGGCCCGGACGCGGCAAGAGCCTCGTGGTCGACGCGGCGTTCGCTGTCGCGGTATGCGAGAAGCGGCGCGTGCATTTTCACGAATTTCTGCGCGACATTCATCGCCAGCTAGTCCGCGAACCGAAATGCGACGACCGGCTCGCCGCCGTCGCCAATCGCTGGCTCGACGGTGTGGAACTGCTCTGCTTCGACGAGTTTCACGTGCACGACATTGCCGATGCGTTCCTGATCGGCCGCTTTCTCGACATTGCACTGGCCCGCAGCGTGCGGCTCGTGCTGACTTCGAACTACGCGCCGCAGCAATTGCTGCCCGACCCCGAGTTTCACGAGCGCTTCGAGCCGACCATCGCCGTGATTCTGCAACGCTTTGCGATCATTCATTTCGACGGCGAGACCGATTACCGCATGGGTGGCGAAGCGGCACGACTCACGCGCTGGATTGCCCCGCTGAGCGCCGCCCGCGACGTCTTGCCGATGCGGTACATGGCGTTGGAAGGCATGCCCGCGTCGGCCCCGTCGGAGGTGAGGGTGGCCGGCCGAGCACTGACTGCGCGAAGCGCGGGAAATCGTGTGCTCTGGGCAGGCTTCGACGACCTTTGCGTTGCGCATCGCTCGCATCTGGATTACCTCGCACTCGCGGAGCACTGGTCATCGCTGATCGTCGACGACCTGCATGTCGAGCGCCTGCAACGCCCCGATACGCTGCAACGCTTTCTGTGGCTGATCGACATCTGCTACGACCGTCGACGCACGTTGCTGATCGCCTCGGATGCACCGCTCATTCCGGCGCTCGATGCCCTGAGCGACTGGCGCGATCTGTCGCGCACCATCAGTCGTCTCGCAGAGATGGGATCGCTCGATTACGAACGGCGCACGCTCATTCGTCCTCGCTGA
- a CDS encoding glyoxalase superfamily protein, which produces MRTYLDAKIMAKSLRERLAREGIDITHAQALESVAAQFGFADWNVLAAKLASAPADGIVFDTVAPIHRIFDETKAREFYVDFLGFRLDWEHRFAEGMPLYCQVSRAGMTLHLSGHFGDASPGATTFVFMRGVEAYQRDLSGKRYPNMNPGIEVLDWGKQMTVTDPFNNRIRFCESSD; this is translated from the coding sequence ATGCGAACCTATCTCGACGCCAAGATCATGGCCAAGTCCCTGCGCGAGCGTCTCGCGCGCGAGGGCATCGACATCACCCACGCACAGGCGCTGGAATCCGTCGCCGCACAGTTCGGCTTTGCCGACTGGAACGTGCTCGCCGCCAAGCTCGCGTCGGCCCCGGCCGACGGCATCGTCTTCGATACCGTTGCGCCGATTCATCGCATCTTCGACGAAACGAAGGCCCGCGAATTCTATGTGGACTTTCTGGGCTTCCGGCTCGATTGGGAGCACCGCTTCGCAGAGGGCATGCCGCTGTATTGCCAGGTCTCGCGCGCCGGGATGACGCTGCACCTGTCGGGGCATTTCGGCGATGCCAGCCCGGGCGCGACGACATTCGTTTTTATGCGCGGTGTCGAAGCGTATCAACGCGATCTGTCCGGCAAGCGCTATCCCAATATGAATCCCGGCATCGAAGTGCTCGACTGGGGCAAGCAGATGACGGTGACGGATCCGTTCAACAACCGCATTCGCTTCTGCGAAAGCAGCGACTGA
- a CDS encoding GFA family protein translates to MTVQNTPNNTTITVACQCGSVSMSLTGEPAARALCHCNACRDFYGSPVLAATAWPPSQISITGATRTFSHPSRKMTRRFCAECGETLHGTNRLAMCVVPNALLARAHDARLPVSLQPAMHLFYRHRVLDVLDDLPKYLDGWDGPLYTE, encoded by the coding sequence ATGACAGTCCAGAACACCCCGAACAACACAACGATCACTGTGGCCTGTCAGTGCGGCAGCGTCTCGATGTCACTCACCGGCGAGCCCGCCGCACGCGCCCTGTGCCACTGCAACGCTTGCCGCGACTTCTATGGCAGCCCGGTGCTGGCGGCGACCGCCTGGCCGCCCTCGCAAATCTCGATCACGGGCGCCACGCGCACGTTCTCGCATCCGTCGCGCAAAATGACGCGGCGCTTCTGCGCCGAATGCGGCGAGACCCTCCATGGCACCAATCGTCTGGCAATGTGTGTCGTGCCGAACGCGCTGCTGGCACGCGCGCACGACGCCAGGCTCCCCGTCAGCCTGCAACCGGCCATGCACCTGTTCTATCGACACCGCGTGCTGGACGTGCTGGACGATCTGCCCAAGTACCTCGACGGCTGGGACGGTCCGCTTTACACGGAATGA
- a CDS encoding arylamine N-acetyltransferase family protein gives MSHPFDPERYFRRIGYTGPREATLDVLRAVHSLHPLAIPFENLDPIRGRPVSVELPAIIAKLLDGGRGGYCFEQNALFANALRHLGFAVTPLIGRVAWGRSFDVEAPLTHMLLRVDLDGEAWLADVGFGSVTLTAPLRLHSNEPQSTMLETFRLETIDAGEGAPPGEYRLSVRSAQRWLPVYRFSPKPAEWIDYKLGNWYTSSAPDSIFLNQLIACRVLPQGRIALLNTTLTERSAQGELVAETSVASGAQLAQILRERFGLSMDGIDADALYARASACAAKAAG, from the coding sequence ATGTCTCATCCCTTCGATCCGGAACGCTATTTCCGGCGCATTGGCTATACCGGTCCACGTGAAGCCACGCTCGACGTGCTGCGTGCCGTGCACTCGCTGCATCCGCTGGCGATTCCGTTTGAAAATCTCGATCCGATTCGCGGTCGGCCGGTCTCGGTCGAGTTGCCGGCGATCATCGCCAAATTGCTGGACGGCGGACGCGGTGGCTACTGCTTCGAGCAGAACGCATTGTTCGCCAACGCGCTGAGGCATCTGGGGTTCGCGGTGACACCGTTGATCGGACGCGTTGCGTGGGGACGCTCGTTCGATGTGGAAGCGCCCCTGACCCACATGCTGTTGCGCGTGGATCTGGATGGCGAGGCGTGGCTGGCCGATGTTGGCTTCGGCTCCGTCACCCTCACGGCGCCGCTGCGCCTGCACTCGAACGAACCGCAGTCGACGATGCTGGAAACGTTTCGGCTGGAGACGATCGATGCGGGCGAGGGCGCGCCGCCGGGCGAATACCGTCTGAGCGTGCGTTCGGCACAGCGGTGGTTGCCCGTGTATCGCTTCTCGCCGAAGCCTGCCGAGTGGATCGATTACAAGCTGGGCAATTGGTACACGTCGAGCGCGCCGGATTCGATCTTCCTGAATCAACTCATCGCATGCCGCGTGCTGCCGCAGGGACGGATCGCGTTGCTCAACACTACGCTCACCGAACGTTCCGCCCAAGGCGAACTTGTGGCAGAAACGAGCGTTGCGTCGGGCGCGCAACTGGCGCAGATTCTGCGGGAGCGATTCGGTCTCTCGATGGACGGCATCGACGCCGACGCCTTGTATGCGCGTGCGAGCGCGTGTGCCGCCAAGGCCGCTGGCTGA
- a CDS encoding MFS transporter: protein MSSTQTCGAAGTNSPTQAAARPQPELSARLILLLATGTGLTVASLYYAQPMLGIMTDDIHAANTTVGWVPTLTQLGYALGILLLVPLGDIVDRRRIVLIKGAILTLALLLAAFAPGIGTLLAASLAIGLTATMAQDIVPAAAAIAPESVRGRVVGTVMTGLLLGILLSRVVSGFVAQNFGWRAMYVLAAISVAGFGVVAWRSLPSFHPTTQMTYRQLIGSVASLWRRHPALRRAALAQGLLSVGFSAFWSTLAVMLHGAPFHLGAAAAGAFGLAGAAGALGAPLAGRIADRKGPQIVTRLGAALVAVSFAAMLFAPMLGTHAQLWLIGLGAIGFDLGVQVALVSHQTIVYGIEPPARSRLNAVLFVGVFIGMSIGAALGAQALARWGWTGVASLATLAALGALTVRMWPGTTSAH from the coding sequence ATGAGTTCCACCCAAACTTGCGGTGCGGCCGGCACGAACAGCCCCACGCAGGCGGCCGCCCGGCCTCAGCCCGAGTTGTCCGCCCGGCTGATCCTGTTGCTGGCCACGGGCACCGGCCTGACCGTGGCCTCGCTGTACTATGCGCAGCCGATGCTCGGCATCATGACCGACGACATTCACGCGGCCAACACGACCGTCGGGTGGGTGCCCACGCTCACGCAACTCGGCTACGCGCTGGGCATTCTGCTGCTGGTGCCGCTGGGCGACATCGTCGACCGTCGCCGCATCGTGCTGATCAAAGGGGCGATTCTTACGCTCGCGCTATTGCTGGCCGCGTTTGCGCCGGGCATCGGCACGCTGCTCGCCGCGAGTCTGGCCATCGGTCTGACCGCCACGATGGCACAGGACATCGTGCCCGCCGCTGCCGCGATCGCCCCGGAATCGGTGCGGGGCCGCGTGGTCGGCACGGTGATGACCGGGTTATTGCTGGGCATTCTGCTCTCACGGGTCGTATCCGGCTTCGTCGCACAGAATTTCGGATGGCGCGCGATGTATGTTCTGGCTGCCATTAGCGTGGCCGGCTTCGGCGTGGTGGCATGGCGCAGTCTGCCGTCGTTCCATCCGACGACGCAAATGACCTATCGCCAATTGATCGGGTCGGTCGCCAGCCTGTGGCGCCGTCATCCGGCGCTGCGCCGCGCCGCTTTGGCGCAGGGTTTGCTCTCGGTCGGCTTTAGCGCTTTCTGGTCGACGCTTGCCGTGATGCTCCACGGGGCGCCGTTCCATCTCGGCGCCGCTGCGGCGGGCGCCTTCGGTCTGGCGGGCGCTGCGGGTGCGCTGGGCGCACCGCTGGCTGGCCGCATCGCAGACCGCAAGGGGCCGCAAATCGTGACGCGTCTCGGTGCCGCTCTGGTGGCAGTCTCGTTCGCAGCCATGCTGTTCGCCCCCATGCTCGGTACCCATGCGCAGTTGTGGCTGATCGGTCTTGGCGCGATCGGCTTCGATCTTGGGGTACAGGTGGCGTTGGTTTCGCATCAGACCATCGTGTACGGCATTGAGCCCCCCGCCCGCAGCCGTCTGAACGCGGTGCTGTTCGTCGGCGTGTTCATCGGCATGTCGATTGGCGCCGCCCTCGGGGCTCAGGCGCTGGCCCGTTGGGGCTGGACCGGCGTTGCATCGCTCGCCACGCTTGCCGCCCTCGGCGCACTGACGGTACGGATGTGGCCGGGCACGACCTCGGCGCACTGA
- a CDS encoding LysR family transcriptional regulator, translated as MTEPLHPQPSAVDASANRGGGADRVELMQTFVRIVEAGSLSAAAVLLGTTQPTVSRRLQMLERSLGLRLLQRSTHRMKLTEDGERCFARAKELVTSWEAFEADLRGTGEDPEGTLRVLVPHAFGQEMMVGPLADFLERYPGMKVQWFLQDREPDFIAEGLDCAIHVGELRDPSNVAISLIDVPRIAVASPALLGERAPPAHPSDLTAFPWLSHSTFYRNEITLTHETTRESVRVAFDPRMSTDNLYALRSAAIRGLGVCVCSAWVMAEDVAQGRLIQLVPQWRPTPLPMYLIYPYAKYYPARLRRFIEAMRYAIPPVIDIEQRKVR; from the coding sequence ATGACAGAACCTCTTCACCCCCAGCCATCCGCCGTCGACGCCTCCGCCAATCGGGGCGGTGGCGCCGATCGCGTCGAGCTGATGCAGACGTTCGTGCGCATCGTCGAAGCCGGCAGTCTGTCGGCGGCAGCGGTGCTGCTCGGCACCACGCAGCCGACCGTCAGCCGGCGTTTGCAGATGCTTGAGCGCTCGCTGGGGCTGCGGTTGCTTCAGCGCTCGACGCACCGCATGAAGCTGACGGAAGACGGCGAGCGTTGCTTCGCGCGAGCGAAAGAGCTGGTGACGAGCTGGGAAGCGTTCGAAGCCGATCTGCGTGGTACCGGCGAGGACCCGGAGGGCACGCTTCGCGTACTTGTGCCGCACGCGTTCGGGCAGGAAATGATGGTGGGACCGCTGGCCGATTTTCTCGAGCGTTATCCGGGTATGAAGGTGCAATGGTTCTTGCAGGACCGCGAGCCGGATTTCATTGCGGAAGGTCTCGATTGTGCGATTCACGTGGGTGAGCTGCGAGATCCGTCGAATGTGGCGATTTCGTTGATCGATGTGCCGCGAATTGCCGTGGCGTCGCCCGCCTTGCTTGGCGAGCGCGCGCCGCCGGCCCATCCGTCCGATCTGACCGCGTTTCCCTGGCTCTCGCACTCGACGTTCTATCGCAACGAGATCACGCTCACGCATGAGACAACGCGAGAATCGGTTCGTGTCGCATTCGATCCGCGCATGAGTACGGACAATCTCTACGCGTTGCGCAGCGCCGCAATTCGAGGGCTCGGTGTGTGCGTGTGCTCCGCATGGGTCATGGCCGAGGATGTGGCGCAAGGGCGGCTGATCCAGCTTGTGCCGCAATGGCGGCCCACGCCGTTGCCCATGTACCTCATCTATCCCTACGCGAAGTATTACCCGGCGCGTCTACGCCGCTTCATTGAAGCGATGCGCTACGCCATTCCCCCCGTGATCGACATCGAGCAGCGCAAGGTTCGCTGA